A window from Exiguobacterium marinum DSM 16307 encodes these proteins:
- a CDS encoding AI-2E family transporter, whose translation MELNRQLIWKLSVIGLILLVLWRVISEPDTISRVLQYTFQLLTPIIMGIAIALLLNTVLSYIEERFHLKRYQGLLIVYITFIGILAISVVTLFPRIYSSLSSLIDELPVYIRQIDVFLGEVNNYLRDYNATIAQAIDFARFEERYSGWVELAVLSSVSYVSSFTMTLINFLIGIVISIYLLKDKEVFARMFKRLLYALLPVGTAKTTIDIFQEMDYIFKRYIIGKSLDCLIIGVLAVIGLLIIGAPYALLLGIIVGVLNFIPYVGPLLGMIPAFIITYFYDPFTALLVLLFIFLLQQFDGLWLGPKILGGSVGITPFWVITSIIIGGSLFGLVGMFVSVPITAMIQVVLSRLIDYRLNRKNLNELL comes from the coding sequence TTGGAGCTTAATCGTCAACTTATTTGGAAACTGAGTGTAATCGGGCTGATTTTACTCGTCTTATGGCGTGTCATCAGTGAACCGGATACCATCTCACGTGTCTTACAGTACACGTTCCAGTTACTGACCCCAATCATCATGGGGATTGCCATCGCCTTGTTACTCAACACCGTTCTCTCCTATATTGAAGAACGGTTCCACTTGAAGCGGTATCAGGGACTACTTATCGTCTATATCACGTTCATCGGCATCTTGGCGATTTCGGTCGTCACGTTGTTCCCGCGGATTTACTCGAGTCTGTCATCACTCATCGATGAGTTACCGGTATATATTCGTCAAATCGACGTGTTTTTAGGTGAAGTGAACAATTACTTGAGAGATTATAACGCGACAATTGCTCAGGCGATTGATTTTGCCCGCTTCGAGGAACGTTATTCAGGATGGGTTGAATTGGCCGTCCTCTCGTCCGTCAGTTATGTATCAAGCTTCACGATGACACTGATTAACTTTTTAATCGGGATTGTGATCTCCATCTATCTCTTGAAGGACAAAGAAGTCTTTGCCCGCATGTTCAAGCGTCTTCTCTACGCGCTATTACCCGTTGGTACTGCGAAGACGACAATCGATATCTTTCAAGAGATGGATTACATCTTTAAACGATACATTATCGGCAAGTCGCTCGACTGTCTGATCATTGGAGTATTGGCAGTCATCGGGCTCTTGATCATCGGTGCCCCATATGCGCTACTCCTCGGGATCATCGTCGGCGTCTTAAACTTTATTCCCTACGTCGGACCGCTCCTCGGGATGATTCCTGCGTTCATCATCACCTATTTCTATGATCCGTTCACGGCACTGCTCGTGCTCCTGTTCATCTTCTTGTTGCAACAGTTTGATGGGTTGTGGCTCGGACCGAAGATTCTCGGGGGTAGTGTCGGCATCACCCCGTTTTGGGTCATCACGTCAATCATCATCGGAGGCAGTCTATTCGGACTGGTCGGAATGTTCGTGAGTGTCCCAATCACGGCCATGATTCAAGTCGTCTTGTCCCGACTCATCGATTATCGACTGAATCGGAAAAATTTGAACGAGTTACTTTGA
- a CDS encoding Spx/MgsR family RNA polymerase-binding regulatory protein, producing the protein MTVTVFTHTSCSSSRKTIDWLREQNIPFIEKKLTDQGLSFGEFKEMLSLTENGTTDLLSVQKSVYKQAAEKLDEMSIRELYSFVASNPQILKSPIVFDHHRIQVGFSEKEIRTFIPRNDRIAELKRLLHNA; encoded by the coding sequence GTGACGGTCACGGTATTCACGCATACGAGCTGTAGTTCTTCTAGAAAAACGATCGATTGGTTGCGGGAACAAAACATCCCCTTCATCGAAAAGAAATTGACCGACCAAGGTTTGTCCTTTGGCGAATTTAAAGAGATGTTAAGCCTGACCGAGAATGGGACGACCGACTTGTTGTCGGTCCAAAAGAGTGTCTATAAACAAGCTGCAGAGAAGCTCGACGAGATGTCGATACGGGAACTATACAGTTTTGTCGCCTCGAATCCCCAAATCTTAAAAAGTCCGATCGTCTTCGATCATCATCGGATCCAGGTCGGCTTCAGTGAAAAGGAAATTCGAACGTTCATTCCTCGGAATGACCGCATCGCTGAACTGAAACGCTTGCTCCACAACGCATAA
- a CDS encoding DUF302 domain-containing protein codes for MFDYTVQSDRTVDDVVVRLGEALKEESFGVLWDFDLSETLEKKGQAIEGKYRILEVCNPKAAKEVLSERLEGGYFLPCKIAVFEKDDHTRIGMPKPTALIRLIDDESLQAVAADVESRLQRAIDQSK; via the coding sequence ATGTTTGATTATACCGTGCAATCTGATCGCACTGTGGATGACGTTGTCGTTCGTCTCGGAGAGGCATTGAAAGAGGAATCGTTTGGCGTATTATGGGACTTTGACTTGAGTGAGACACTTGAGAAAAAGGGTCAAGCGATTGAAGGAAAGTATCGCATCTTAGAGGTATGTAATCCGAAAGCGGCAAAAGAAGTACTATCCGAACGATTAGAGGGAGGTTATTTCCTTCCATGTAAGATTGCGGTGTTCGAAAAAGACGACCATACACGAATCGGCATGCCGAAACCGACAGCATTGATTCGACTCATCGATGACGAATCGTTACAAGCCGTTGCAGCAGACGTCGAATCTAGATTGCAACGTGCAATCGACCAAAGCAAGTAA
- a CDS encoding methyl-accepting chemotaxis protein — MSTLNQKDVTSVDVLRSIETNMAMIRFDRQRRVVDVNDTFAKAMKYKREEMIGMQHHLFCPSSFVNSPDYPEFWEKLWNGFSFSDKVERENAKGETIWLEATYMPILDGDEVIGVVKIASDITKRQQVIEEYAYRFKSMTDVLDDRAKTGLNDTSELNETIEKLAKDAVDNLNALQNLRRQADDIAKIALSIKEIAAQTNLLSLNAAIEAARAGEHGLGFNVVATEVRNLSRMVERAVVDVNSNTEGMNLELQKIVEGVTASNREIQSSAKTMEQTMERFQSFEQAAAELHDTADTFTSNL, encoded by the coding sequence ATGAGTACTTTGAACCAGAAAGATGTGACTTCAGTCGACGTGCTTCGGTCCATCGAGACGAACATGGCAATGATCCGATTCGATCGCCAACGCCGTGTTGTCGATGTGAATGATACGTTCGCGAAAGCGATGAAGTACAAACGAGAAGAGATGATCGGGATGCAGCATCATCTCTTCTGTCCTTCATCTTTTGTGAATAGCCCGGACTATCCTGAATTTTGGGAGAAATTATGGAACGGATTCAGTTTCTCGGATAAGGTGGAGCGCGAGAATGCGAAAGGGGAGACGATTTGGCTCGAGGCAACATATATGCCGATCCTTGATGGGGACGAGGTCATTGGTGTCGTCAAAATTGCATCAGATATCACCAAACGTCAACAGGTGATTGAAGAGTATGCGTATCGTTTCAAATCGATGACCGATGTGCTCGATGATCGGGCGAAGACGGGGTTGAACGATACGAGCGAATTGAATGAAACGATTGAAAAGCTTGCGAAAGATGCTGTTGACAATCTCAACGCCCTGCAAAATTTAAGACGTCAAGCAGATGACATCGCCAAGATTGCATTGTCTATAAAAGAGATTGCGGCTCAAACGAATCTATTATCCCTCAATGCCGCCATCGAGGCAGCACGGGCCGGTGAGCATGGTCTCGGGTTCAATGTCGTGGCAACGGAGGTGCGGAATCTTTCCCGTATGGTCGAACGTGCCGTCGTAGATGTCAATTCGAATACGGAAGGGATGAACCTTGAACTTCAAAAGATTGTAGAAGGTGTCACTGCGTCTAATCGAGAAATTCAATCGAGTGCCAAAACAATGGAACAGACGATGGAGCGCTTCCAGTCGTTCGAACAGGCCGCTGCCGAGTTACATGATACGGCCGACACGTTCACTTCCAATCTGTAA
- a CDS encoding M48 family metallopeptidase — protein sequence MHVNIIRNKRRKRAAFHVTPDGIELRIPERLPKHLVDHILEEHDSWIRDTLQNLPKQTSVLDEGLILHGKVYPTRKDDKKTIRHDGTSFLVPNAWDETTLWQKYETWLRERALHYVSERAPLYEERLDVRATNVRIAHQKTRWGSCSSNGTISINVRLMLAPIEIMDYVIAHEWTHLVHFDHSASFWKTLRTVYPEMDGAKEWLKQYGHTLQLKKPTDPS from the coding sequence ATGCACGTCAACATCATTCGAAACAAACGAAGGAAAAGAGCCGCATTTCACGTCACTCCGGACGGTATCGAGCTCCGCATCCCGGAACGTTTGCCGAAACATCTCGTCGACCACATATTAGAAGAGCATGATTCATGGATTCGTGATACATTGCAAAATCTCCCGAAACAAACGTCCGTTCTCGATGAAGGACTCATCCTCCATGGGAAGGTCTATCCGACTAGAAAAGATGATAAGAAGACAATCAGACATGACGGTACTTCATTTTTGGTGCCGAACGCATGGGACGAAACTACGCTCTGGCAGAAGTATGAGACATGGTTACGCGAACGCGCCTTACATTATGTGAGTGAACGGGCACCATTATATGAAGAACGTCTAGATGTCCGAGCAACGAACGTACGAATTGCCCATCAAAAGACACGTTGGGGATCTTGTAGCTCGAACGGGACCATCTCCATCAACGTCCGACTCATGTTGGCGCCGATAGAGATTATGGACTACGTCATCGCACATGAGTGGACACATCTCGTGCACTTCGACCACTCCGCTTCATTTTGGAAGACGTTGCGTACCGTTTATCCAGAAATGGATGGTGCGAAAGAATGGTTGAAACAATACGGACATACGTTACAACTAAAAAAGCCGACCGACCCGTCCTAG
- a CDS encoding MalY/PatB family protein yields the protein MKSILQQQLVRKGTNSVKWDGLERWFHLSEDVLPLWVADIDIRTAPSISEALASTAAQGEFGYTLFAREAQEAVRSWYDRRHDLNVDPKHIMFSSGVVPALTHIVEALTEVGDGVVIQSPVYPPFHELVVGSKRQVFDAPLTEKNGRYEMDFFALEEAMKQASLFLLCSPHNPVGRVWTKAELTKVVELANQYDVIVVADEIHADLTFPSHKHTAIGSLDPRVITVSAPSKAFNIAGLFASYIICTVDDWRKQIIKVQNKHHVLPTPFANTAIIAAYTDRRAERWLDQLREELEQQMNEMIDSIETNLPMLHTTRPEASYLLWIDFSELPMTAEERKSWLHGDVRVFLSPGGPFGPHGEMFERMNIGTRRELLDEAIARLHVQMKRKAFV from the coding sequence ATGAAATCGATTTTACAACAACAACTCGTACGTAAAGGCACAAATTCAGTGAAGTGGGATGGCTTAGAGCGATGGTTCCATCTGTCGGAAGATGTCTTGCCATTATGGGTAGCGGATATCGATATCCGTACTGCACCATCTATTTCAGAGGCGCTTGCTTCAACAGCTGCACAAGGAGAATTTGGTTACACTTTATTCGCGAGAGAGGCACAAGAAGCCGTCCGCTCTTGGTATGATCGTCGCCACGATTTGAATGTTGACCCGAAACACATCATGTTTTCAAGCGGGGTCGTTCCGGCGTTGACGCACATCGTCGAGGCGTTGACAGAAGTGGGGGATGGGGTCGTCATCCAGTCACCTGTCTATCCACCGTTCCATGAGCTAGTCGTCGGTTCGAAACGTCAAGTGTTCGATGCGCCTTTGACAGAGAAAAACGGGCGTTACGAGATGGATTTTTTCGCACTCGAGGAGGCGATGAAACAAGCGTCTCTATTCTTGCTTTGTTCTCCGCATAATCCGGTCGGACGTGTTTGGACAAAAGCAGAATTGACGAAAGTGGTAGAACTGGCGAATCAGTACGATGTCATCGTCGTTGCGGATGAGATTCATGCTGATTTGACATTTCCATCTCACAAACATACTGCCATCGGCTCGCTCGACCCACGTGTCATCACGGTGAGTGCACCATCGAAAGCATTCAATATTGCCGGGCTCTTCGCATCCTATATCATCTGTACAGTCGATGATTGGCGTAAACAGATCATCAAAGTACAAAACAAACATCATGTCCTACCTACACCGTTTGCGAACACAGCTATTATCGCGGCGTATACTGATAGACGTGCGGAACGCTGGCTCGATCAGTTACGGGAAGAGCTCGAGCAACAAATGAATGAGATGATTGATTCGATTGAAACGAATCTACCAATGCTCCATACAACACGTCCCGAGGCGAGTTATTTACTTTGGATCGACTTTTCGGAGCTCCCGATGACCGCAGAAGAGCGAAAGTCTTGGCTCCACGGAGATGTCCGCGTTTTCTTGTCACCAGGCGGTCCGTTCGGTCCTCACGGAGAAATGTTCGAGCGTATGAATATTGGTACACGTCGTGAACTTTTAGATGAAGCGATTGCACGGCTACATGTACAAATGAAACGAAAAGCGTTTGTCTAA